In Malania oleifera isolate guangnan ecotype guangnan chromosome 8, ASM2987363v1, whole genome shotgun sequence, a single window of DNA contains:
- the LOC131161869 gene encoding glucose and ribitol dehydrogenase-like isoform X2 encodes MASGNNTFPPQSQKEQPGLEYIMNPRPQFANPDYKPSNKLSGKVALVTGGDSGIGRSVCYHFVMEGATVAFTYVKGPEDRDMEETLQILQRVKRPEAKDPIAIPTDLGLDENCKQVVDQVMKAFGQIDILVNNAALQFVDESVEDFDPELIEKVFRTNIFSHFFMIRHAVRHMKAGSSIINTTSVNAYHGHSQLLVYSSTKGAVVGLIRALALRLAERGIRINGVAPGPIWTPLTPATFKAEEIPSFGTETTMGRAGQPYEIAPSFVFLASNADSSYVTGQVLHPNGGSIVNA; translated from the exons ATGGCATCCGGCAACAACACATTCCCACCGCAATCCCAAAAGGAGCAGCCGGGTTTGGAGTATATCATGAACCCTCGCCCTCAGTTTGCTAACCCTGACTACAAGCCCTCCAATAAGCTTtcc GGGAAGGTGGCACTAGTAACAGGTGGCGACTCTGGCATCGGAAGGTCTGTGTGCTACCATTTTGTGATGGAGGGGGCGACAGTAGCCTTCACTTATGTGAAGGGTCCAGAGGACAGGGATATGGAGGAAACACTTCAGATTCTTCAACGAGTGAAGAGACCTGAAGCCAAGGATCCTATTGCGATTCCCACTGACCTGGGATTGGACGAAAACTGCAAGCAGGTTGTGGACCAAGTGATGAAAGCCTTTGGTCAGATTGATATTCTAGTTAACAATGCAGCTCTGCAGTTCGTGGACGAATCAGTTGAGGACTTTGATCCAGAATTGATTGAGAAGGTGTTCAGGACTAATATCTTTTCTCATTTCTTCATGATCAG GCATGCGGTGAGACACATGAAGGCTGGGAGTAGCATCATCAACACGACGTCGGTTAATGCGTACCACGGGCACTCCCAACTGCTAGTGTACTCATCAACGAAAGGGGCCGTAGTGGGTCTGATAAGAGCGCTGGCTCTGCGTCTGGCGGAGAGGGGCATAAGGATCAATGGGGTTGCCCCTGGCCCTATCTGGACTCCACTCACCCCTGCCACCTTCAAAGCCGAAGAGATCCCCAGTTTCGGAACCGAAACTACGATGGGCAGGGCAGGTCAACCATATGAGATTGCACCCTCCTTTGTCTTTCTTGCCTCTAATGCCGACTCCTCTTACGTCACCGGCCAAGTCCTCCACCCTAATg GAGGCAGCATAGTGAATGCTTAA
- the LOC131161869 gene encoding glucose and ribitol dehydrogenase-like isoform X1, with amino-acid sequence MASGNNTFPPQSQKEQPGLEYIMNPRPQFANPDYKPSNKLSGKVALVTGGDSGIGRSVCYHFVMEGATVAFTYVKGPEDRDMEETLQILQRVKRPEAKDPIAIPTDLGLDENCKQVVDQVMKAFGQIDILVNNAALQFVDESVEDFDPELIEKVFRTNIFSHFFMIRHAVRHMKAGSSIINTTSVNAYHGHSQLLVYSSTKGAVVGLIRALALRLAERGIRINGVAPGPIWTPLTPATFKAEEIPSFGTETTMGRAGQPYEIAPSFVFLASNADSSYVTGQVLHPNGHSLSLSLSLSLSLSLSLSLSLDIIIIIIFWFCLCRRQHSECLTGCFVYAEKLYRISPSMYPCVYYFNYIFIKNVLSFVLINVEPIYHTSNIKEGDTSTCGERVPLYNFYMCMYVYVCFFPFCLKSGSTYVSCTFTCRLLYT; translated from the exons ATGGCATCCGGCAACAACACATTCCCACCGCAATCCCAAAAGGAGCAGCCGGGTTTGGAGTATATCATGAACCCTCGCCCTCAGTTTGCTAACCCTGACTACAAGCCCTCCAATAAGCTTtcc GGGAAGGTGGCACTAGTAACAGGTGGCGACTCTGGCATCGGAAGGTCTGTGTGCTACCATTTTGTGATGGAGGGGGCGACAGTAGCCTTCACTTATGTGAAGGGTCCAGAGGACAGGGATATGGAGGAAACACTTCAGATTCTTCAACGAGTGAAGAGACCTGAAGCCAAGGATCCTATTGCGATTCCCACTGACCTGGGATTGGACGAAAACTGCAAGCAGGTTGTGGACCAAGTGATGAAAGCCTTTGGTCAGATTGATATTCTAGTTAACAATGCAGCTCTGCAGTTCGTGGACGAATCAGTTGAGGACTTTGATCCAGAATTGATTGAGAAGGTGTTCAGGACTAATATCTTTTCTCATTTCTTCATGATCAG GCATGCGGTGAGACACATGAAGGCTGGGAGTAGCATCATCAACACGACGTCGGTTAATGCGTACCACGGGCACTCCCAACTGCTAGTGTACTCATCAACGAAAGGGGCCGTAGTGGGTCTGATAAGAGCGCTGGCTCTGCGTCTGGCGGAGAGGGGCATAAGGATCAATGGGGTTGCCCCTGGCCCTATCTGGACTCCACTCACCCCTGCCACCTTCAAAGCCGAAGAGATCCCCAGTTTCGGAACCGAAACTACGATGGGCAGGGCAGGTCAACCATATGAGATTGCACCCTCCTTTGTCTTTCTTGCCTCTAATGCCGACTCCTCTTACGTCACCGGCCAAGTCCTCCACCCTAATggtcattctctctctctctctctctctctctctctctctctctctctctctctctctctctctctcgacattataattataattattttttggtTTTGTCTTTGCAGGAGGCAGCATAGTGAATGCTTAACCGGTTGCTTTGTGTATGCAGAGAAATTATATAGGATCTCTCCTTCCATGTACCCGTGTgtctattattttaattatatatttattaaaaatgttcTCTCTTTCGTATTAATTAATGTAGAACCAATTTATCACACATCTAATATTAAGGAAGGAGACACATCAACATGTGGAGAGAGAGTTCCCCTATATAATTTctacatgtgtatgtatgtgtatgtgtgtttttttcctttttgccTTAAGAGTGGTAGCACGTATGTGTCATGTACATTTACGTGTCGTCTGCTTTATACATAG